The Arthrobacter sp. D5-1 genome segment GGCCCAGTCTCTGGGCTCCCCGCCACCGTGGCGAAGGACGGCCACCAGGACACGCCGCCCCGGGCAGAAGCGCAGGAAGTAGGCGCGGCCGGGAGCATCCCACGCGATGGCCTGGAGGGCCTCCGGCTGCGGCTTGCGGATGTCGAAGCGTTCCAGGCCCTGGCCCGTGGCCACGAACATGGTGCCCGTGACGGGATCGAAGGCGTCGCCGTGGCCGTCGGGGGAGGCCTCAGCCCGCAGCCCTTGCATGGGCGGGCAGTGCACTCCTTCGGCCAGGATCCGCTCCACGCTGAAGGATTCGATGCCGCCGGGTTCGCGGTGACGCACGACGGCGGCAGGCCCCTCTGGCGTTTCGCCCACCACGACGCCAGGCTCCCCCGCCCTGGTGCGGATGCGGCGTGAGGTTGGTCCGCCGTCGGACTCCAGGTCCACAACCGTGAGGAGATCGCTCCAAGGTTCCCAGGAGACACCAAGCCCGGTGGTGACGGCAATGAAGCGGCCCGAGGGGTCGCAGGCCAGGTGCTCACCCGGGATGGCCACCGGAATGGTGCGGAGCGGGGTGTTGGTGAAGGCATCGGCGATGACCAGGGCACCTCCGGCGTCGTCGATGAACGCGCATCGTCCGCCTCCCAACGGCAGGAACCCGGCGTGCTCCGCCAGGACCACGGAGTCCAGGCGGCGCTGGACTGCCCCGGTGACCGGATTCAGGAACTGTACGTTGCCTGCTTTTTGGTCGGCGACCACCAAAACTTCGGAGTTCATTGGCTCTCCCTTTCACTTAATTTGAGAATGGTTCTCATTAACTATAGTGTGACGTTGTCGCCGCAACAGCGGAGGCAACCACCACCACCGAAAGGAGACCAACCATGGAAAAGACCACGGTTTTGGTTGAAGTTGAAGAGACCGAGCAGCTGGCACACCTGTCGGCAACACACTCGAATGCACTGGTCGAGAACCCGTTCGACTAGTCACTAAGCCAGGGGGTGGGCGCGCCGGCGCGCCCACCCCCTTAGCTCCACCCCCGCAACTCTTGGAAGGAACCATGGGCACCGCAATAGACAGCTTTGACGTCGCGGGAAGATCAACCATCCGCAGCGGTGACGGCGCCTTCTTTCATCTCCCACCCTCGGCAGGCAGTGGCCAGAACCTGGCGACAGGCATCAGCGACGAACTGCTGCAACGCCGCCAGGCTGGTGCGCGTCCCCTCGCCGGACGGGAGCGAATCGGGCTGGTAGCCCCCGAACCCGTTGCTGCCGCACTCCTGCCGGTGTTCCACGAGGCCGGGCTTGAACTGACGGTGGGTGACGACCGGGGACCCGGCTCCGTAGGACTCCTCCTCCACCTGGCGGCTACGCCCGCCGAGCGGAACCGCTTTGAGGCACTGCCGGGGGGCCGTGCGGCCGTGCTCCGCTTCTACGGAGAAGGCGACCTGGTCTTCGTAGATCCGCTGGCTCTTGAACCGGCAGACCCAACAGGGTGGCAGGTACTCCGGCGCAGGCTCGCAGCCTCACCGGCCGCCGCCGAACTGAGGGCCTGGCTGGATACGCCCGCTGCTGCCGCGGACTTCGCTCCCCAAGGGGTAGCCATGGACCTGCTCACGGCCAGACTGCTCACCATCATCACCGCTTGGCAAAGGAATTCGCCGTCACTTGCCGCTCACCGCCGTAGGCTCTGGCGGCTGGACACCCTGACGTTGGCAGCCAGCGAACATCCCGTTCTGCCCTTCCCGGAACCCGCCAGCCTGGGCGAGGGCTTGCGGGCTCCGCTGCCATGAGACCCGCCACTGCGCCGGATCACCTGGACATCACCGCTGACGACGGCGTTCGGCTCACCGCAGACCACTACCGCGCACCGGCGGAAGGGGAAGCCCAAGGGGCGGTCCTGATCCGGACACCCTACGGCCGGGCCCAGTACGCGGCCCAAGCCCACGCATGGTGCCGTGCCGGATACGACGTAGTGGTCCAGGACGTCCGGGGGCGCTACGGGTCCGCCGGCGCATGGAATCCCTATGACAAGGAGGGCGCGGACGGAGCTGCAACCGTCCGCTACCTCGCCGGGAACGGGTTGCTCAGGGGCCCCCTCATTCTGGCTGGAGCCTCCTATGATGCCCACTGCGCAGTTGAAGCAGCACGGGTTCTGGAGAAGGAACGGGCTCCGGAGGAAACACGGCGTCCGGTGGCAGCCGCTCCCAAACCCCTGGCCGTGGTGGCGATGGTGCCGGCGCTGGGCCTCTGCGAAACAGCCAGGGAACCTGATGGCACACCGCGCCTGCGGGACCGGATTGGTTGGTGGCACCAGCACGGTTTCGGCAAGGAGTCCGGCCACCCTTTACCTGCCGCAGAGCTCCGGCGGATATACCGGCAGGCTGAGGAGCGCGGGATGGACTGGATGATTCACAACCTCATGGATGACGCCACGTATGGTCCGGGGTCCACCGCTGGTTGGAAGCGGCTCTGGGACGCCACACCAGCCGATCTTCACG includes the following:
- the amiA gene encoding streptamidine family RiPP, with protein sequence MEKTTVLVEVEETEQLAHLSATHSNALVENPFD
- a CDS encoding CocE/NonD family hydrolase produces the protein MRPATAPDHLDITADDGVRLTADHYRAPAEGEAQGAVLIRTPYGRAQYAAQAHAWCRAGYDVVVQDVRGRYGSAGAWNPYDKEGADGAATVRYLAGNGLLRGPLILAGASYDAHCAVEAARVLEKERAPEETRRPVAAAPKPLAVVAMVPALGLCETAREPDGTPRLRDRIGWWHQHGFGKESGHPLPAAELRRIYRQAEERGMDWMIHNLMDDATYGPGSTAGWKRLWDATPADLHALYGQLNTPLLMISGQRDFFVAEAANLVRAWGSAAPRTLVETLWGPWGHRLANDLGAGAAAALRQQGGLMARIKDFLAAASGWDPNGAQPGPLGDRRPPVLQWEPGDQPHTWHWAPATPETLPHHLNNHGES